A window of Campylobacter ureolyticus contains these coding sequences:
- a CDS encoding dicarboxylate/amino acid:cation symporter, whose translation MKKVFGWYFKANLAYRILGALVIGSIIGMIVPKGVILFGNTTLLSVIAPFGDLFIRLLKMIIVPIIVASLIMGTSSIEPSKLGRVGGKAVFFYFATTLFAIVIGLACAFVFRPGSGLDLSDASVAVSKTANAPSISEIFLSIVPTNPISSMANTDVLAIICFCIFFGVGLAFCKESNDERIKNSANTVFNFFDGISEIMFKMVRWIMEYAPIGVFALMFAVFNKSGAGAFSSLANVTIALYVGLALQVILVYCGICLIMKLNPVDFIKKVKDPMLTAFVTRSSNATLPISMDTAEHKMGVPKGVYSFVLPVGATVNMNGTTVYLGVCSLFIANACGIDLTMGHYITIVITSILAAIGTAGIPGAGAIMLLLILESIGLKVEGNVAIAYGMILGIDAILDMGRTSMNVVGDVVASIWVAKTEGELDESKWEHI comes from the coding sequence ATGAAAAAAGTTTTTGGCTGGTATTTTAAAGCAAACTTAGCATATAGAATACTAGGAGCTTTAGTAATTGGCTCTATTATCGGAATGATAGTTCCAAAAGGAGTGATTTTATTTGGAAATACAACTTTACTTAGCGTAATAGCACCATTTGGAGATCTTTTTATAAGACTTTTAAAGATGATAATCGTGCCAATTATTGTAGCTTCTCTTATCATGGGAACAAGTTCGATTGAGCCATCAAAACTTGGAAGAGTTGGTGGAAAAGCAGTATTTTTTTACTTTGCAACAACTCTTTTTGCTATTGTCATAGGTTTAGCCTGTGCTTTTGTTTTTCGTCCTGGAAGCGGGCTTGATCTAAGCGATGCATCAGTTGCTGTTTCTAAAACTGCAAATGCACCAAGCATTAGCGAAATATTTTTAAGCATAGTTCCTACAAATCCAATTAGCTCTATGGCAAATACAGATGTCTTGGCAATAATTTGTTTTTGTATATTCTTTGGTGTTGGCTTAGCCTTTTGTAAAGAAAGCAATGATGAGAGGATAAAAAACTCAGCAAATACAGTTTTTAACTTTTTTGATGGTATTAGTGAAATAATGTTTAAAATGGTTAGATGGATTATGGAGTATGCTCCAATTGGTGTTTTTGCCTTAATGTTTGCTGTGTTTAATAAAAGTGGAGCTGGAGCTTTCTCATCGCTTGCAAATGTTACAATAGCACTTTATGTAGGACTTGCACTTCAAGTAATTTTAGTTTATTGTGGAATTTGCCTCATTATGAAACTAAATCCGGTTGATTTTATAAAAAAAGTAAAAGATCCTATGCTTACAGCTTTCGTTACAAGAAGCTCAAACGCAACTTTGCCTATTTCTATGGATACAGCCGAGCATAAAATGGGTGTTCCAAAAGGAGTTTATAGCTTTGTTTTACCTGTTGGAGCAACTGTAAATATGAATGGAACTACCGTTTATCTTGGAGTTTGCTCTCTTTTTATAGCAAATGCTTGTGGGATTGATCTAACTATGGGGCATTATATAACTATTGTTATCACCTCTATATTAGCAGCTATTGGAACAGCAGGAATTCCTGGAGCAGGAGCTATAATGCTTCTTTTAATACTTGAATCAATTGGTCTAAAAGTTGAAGGAAATGTCGCAATTGCCTATGGTATGATTTTGGGAATAGATGCAATTTTAGATATGGGAAGAACTTCTATGAATGTCGTTGGAGATGTTGTAGCTTCTATTTGGGTTGCTAAAACCGAAGGCGAACTTGATGAAAGTAAATGGGAACATATCTAA
- the leuB gene encoding 3-isopropylmalate dehydrogenase, with the protein MKRYNICVIKGDGIGPEIVDEAIKVLDTVSSKFEFELNYEHVLLGGEAIDVLGSPIPVETLETALNSDAVLLGAIGGPKWDNLEGELRPESGLLKLRKDLGAFANLRPAIVFDELVEASTIKPDILKGVDVLVVRELTGGLYFGQPRKKEENSAYNTMIYSKEEIERITQIAFEAALKRNKKVTLVDKANVLETSQLWREVVANVAKKYADVRLDYMYVDNAAMQMVKDPKQFDVLLTENLFGDILSDEASMICGSIGLLPSASIGGKVGIFEPIHGSAPDIAKQGIANPIATILSAAMMLKYAFEENQAAKAIEDAVKKVLRDGYRTKDIANYGAKEVCTTGDMGSIISNYINDDER; encoded by the coding sequence GTGAAAAGATATAATATTTGTGTTATAAAAGGCGATGGAATCGGGCCTGAAATAGTTGATGAGGCTATAAAGGTTTTAGATACAGTTTCGAGCAAATTTGAATTTGAGTTAAACTATGAGCATGTTTTATTAGGTGGTGAGGCAATAGATGTCTTAGGAAGTCCAATCCCAGTTGAGACTCTTGAAACAGCTCTAAACTCTGATGCGGTCTTGCTTGGTGCTATAGGAGGACCTAAATGGGACAACTTAGAAGGAGAACTTCGTCCTGAAAGTGGGCTTTTAAAACTTAGAAAAGATCTTGGTGCATTTGCAAATCTTCGTCCTGCTATTGTGTTTGATGAACTAGTTGAAGCATCAACTATAAAGCCTGATATTTTAAAAGGCGTTGATGTGCTTGTAGTTAGAGAATTAACCGGTGGGCTTTATTTTGGACAGCCAAGAAAAAAAGAAGAAAATAGCGCTTATAATACTATGATTTACTCAAAAGAAGAGATTGAAAGAATAACACAAATAGCATTTGAAGCAGCTTTAAAAAGAAATAAAAAAGTAACTTTAGTAGATAAAGCAAATGTGCTTGAAACTAGCCAACTTTGGCGTGAAGTTGTGGCAAATGTCGCTAAAAAATATGCTGATGTTAGGCTTGATTATATGTATGTTGATAATGCTGCTATGCAAATGGTTAAAGACCCAAAACAATTTGATGTGCTTTTAACTGAGAATTTATTTGGCGATATTTTAAGCGATGAAGCAAGTATGATTTGTGGGTCAATCGGTCTTTTACCAAGTGCAAGCATTGGGGGAAAAGTTGGTATTTTTGAGCCAATTCATGGTTCAGCACCAGATATCGCAAAACAAGGTATTGCAAATCCAATTGCTACAATTTTAAGTGCGGCAATGATGTTAAAATATGCCTTTGAAGAAAACCAAGCTGCAAAAGCCATAGAAGATGCGGTTAAAAAAGTTTTAAGAGATGGCTATAGGACAAAAGATATCGCAAACTACGGCGCTAAGGAAGTTTGCACAACAGGCGATATGGGCTCAATCATAAGTAATTATATAAATGATGATGAAAGATAA
- a CDS encoding glycosyltransferase family 39 protein, whose translation MRNFNQIYKSENFLFAFIFIINAILLLYAISNLSISYYEAKIFYNDTNLVNFIINLSCKIFGQNDYALRLPFLVISLANSILLYKLSKKFLKRKIDRLFCVVSYMFLPGVMASAILVNMAGISIFFTLLFLYLFELKKINLAIFILIISVFIDKSFNILYLGVFFYGLYIKEKKLFIPSFLLFILTFIFYDFNISGKPKSYFLDTIGVYAAVFSPLLFLFFIYCVYRIWVKEEKNILWFIVITSFCASLILSLRQKVELEEFLPYCVIGMPLIIRVFFNSYRVRLPKFRKKYNILAFFLGFSLALSSLFLVFNQLQYFLFFKNNPQKHFIYKYDIAKELAKELEKLDLTKIVVFDDELALRLKFYGIERGSSLILSSEAITNPKHIIKIKNMGVLKAEFYIF comes from the coding sequence TTGAGAAATTTTAATCAAATTTATAAGAGTGAAAATTTTTTATTTGCCTTTATTTTTATAATAAATGCTATTTTATTGCTATATGCGATTTCAAATTTAAGTATAAGTTATTATGAGGCAAAGATTTTTTATAATGACACAAATTTAGTAAATTTTATAATAAATTTATCTTGTAAAATTTTTGGACAAAATGACTATGCTTTGAGACTACCTTTTTTAGTGATTAGTTTAGCAAATTCCATATTGCTTTATAAGTTATCAAAAAAGTTTTTAAAAAGAAAGATTGATAGGCTGTTTTGTGTAGTTTCATATATGTTTTTGCCAGGAGTTATGGCGAGTGCAATTTTAGTAAATATGGCAGGTATTTCTATATTTTTCACGCTTTTATTTTTGTATTTATTTGAACTTAAAAAGATAAATTTAGCCATTTTTATTTTAATTATTTCAGTCTTTATAGATAAATCTTTCAATATATTGTATTTAGGGGTATTTTTCTATGGACTTTATATAAAAGAGAAAAAACTTTTTATACCTTCTTTTTTACTTTTTATTTTAACTTTTATTTTTTATGATTTTAATATAAGCGGAAAGCCAAAAAGCTATTTTTTAGATACTATTGGTGTTTATGCAGCTGTTTTTTCACCGCTTTTATTTTTATTTTTTATTTACTGTGTTTATAGGATTTGGGTAAAAGAGGAGAAAAATATCCTTTGGTTTATAGTTATAACCTCTTTTTGTGCAAGTCTTATACTATCTCTTAGGCAAAAGGTTGAGCTAGAGGAGTTTTTGCCATATTGTGTTATAGGAATGCCATTAATTATTAGAGTTTTTTTTAATTCTTATAGAGTTAGGCTTCCAAAATTTAGAAAAAAATATAATATTTTGGCTTTCTTTTTAGGTTTTAGTTTGGCTTTGTCATCTTTGTTTCTTGTCTTTAATCAGCTTCAATACTTTTTGTTTTTTAAAAATAATCCACAAAAACATTTTATTTATAAATACGACATAGCAAAAGAGCTTGCAAAAGAGTTAGAAAAACTAGATTTAACTAAAATTGTAGTTTTTGATGATGAACTTGCTTTAAGGCTTAAATTTTATGGCATAGAAAGAGGTTCAAGTCTTATCTTATCTAGCGAGGCAATTACAAATCCAAAGCATATTATAAAGATAAAGAACATGGGAGTCCTAAAAGCAGAGTTTTATATTTTTTGA
- a CDS encoding MFS transporter, producing MSKFELFVMYLCAILTLCVMYATQPLQPLFEEILNISKFQASLFTTSILTPLAFASIFYGYILEKFAIKKILIFAFLIFGILEIAFAISSSYLALLMIRGLQGLIAPAALTGIMSYISINSPKSSVGKNIGIYIGITILGGFLGRFLSGLFNDIFGNWRVFFIVIGILLLIASFLVTKISGTKGSNLIKPKISDIKNMFLIKENAFICLYIYFIFFSFQGVLNFLPFELVKIDGSYSGSKTGIMYAGWLIGLIISFNISKINKFLNGSKNSMICGVVIFILGTFLLHTHNFYIMFFAMLVVCFGNFLSHTCGSGYINLINLNHKGIANGLYVSFYYLGGSIGSFLPGFIYTNSGWSGFLFFMSFMLFISFIFSILLKKSLN from the coding sequence GTGAGTAAATTTGAGCTTTTTGTGATGTATTTGTGTGCTATATTAACACTTTGTGTCATGTATGCCACCCAACCATTGCAGCCATTATTTGAAGAGATTTTAAATATCTCTAAATTTCAAGCCTCTCTTTTTACTACTTCTATTTTAACTCCTCTTGCTTTTGCAAGTATTTTTTACGGATATATTTTAGAAAAATTCGCTATTAAAAAGATACTTATTTTTGCTTTTTTAATATTTGGTATTTTAGAAATTGCTTTTGCAATTTCATCAAGTTATTTAGCTCTTTTGATGATTAGAGGACTCCAAGGACTTATAGCTCCAGCTGCTTTGACTGGGATAATGAGTTATATTTCCATAAACTCGCCAAAAAGTTCTGTTGGTAAAAATATAGGTATTTATATAGGAATAACTATTTTAGGTGGATTTTTGGGTAGATTTTTATCTGGATTATTTAACGATATTTTTGGAAATTGGAGAGTTTTTTTTATTGTAATTGGAATATTGCTTTTAATTGCATCGTTTTTAGTTACAAAAATTAGCGGTACTAAAGGCTCAAATTTAATTAAACCAAAAATAAGTGATATAAAAAATATGTTTTTAATAAAAGAAAATGCATTTATTTGTTTATATATATATTTTATATTTTTCTCTTTTCAAGGTGTACTTAATTTTTTACCATTTGAGCTTGTTAAAATTGATGGAAGTTATAGCGGTTCAAAAACAGGAATTATGTATGCAGGCTGGCTTATAGGACTTATAATATCATTTAATATTTCTAAAATTAATAAATTTTTAAATGGCAGTAAAAACAGCATGATTTGTGGTGTGGTGATATTTATTTTAGGAACATTTTTACTTCATACACATAATTTTTATATTATGTTTTTTGCTATGCTCGTTGTATGTTTTGGTAACTTTTTATCGCACACTTGTGGCTCTGGATATATAAATTTAATAAATCTAAATCATAAAGGAATTGCAAATGGACTTTATGTAAGTTTTTATTACCTTGGTGGATCTATTGGTAGCTTTTTACCAGGGTTTATCTACACAAATTCCGGTTGGAGTGGATTTTTATTTTTTATGAGTTTTATGCTTTTTATATCTTTTATTTTTTCGATACTGCTTAAAAAGAGTTTAAATTGA
- a CDS encoding pilus assembly FimT family protein, which yields MKCYKKAFTMIELIMIIVVVGILAVAVIPRVDRDTLVEATNQVASHVRYTQHLAMLDNKYNPRDSNWYRNRWKITFNNNSYSITSGNTNAKNPQAPGKDLNPTGSPELNLERKYGITSIISTCGNNGQTEIIFDEIGRPYSNFLGVVGERGLLQNDCNITISDGGNKNGIITISKETGYIAHSIQ from the coding sequence ATGAAGTGTTATAAAAAAGCTTTTACAATGATTGAACTTATTATGATAATAGTTGTTGTTGGTATTTTGGCTGTTGCTGTCATACCTAGAGTAGATAGAGATACCTTAGTTGAAGCAACTAATCAAGTAGCTTCACATGTAAGATACACACAACATCTTGCAATGCTAGATAATAAATATAATCCTAGAGATTCTAACTGGTATCGAAACAGATGGAAAATAACTTTTAATAATAATAGTTATTCTATAACTTCAGGAAATACAAATGCTAAAAATCCACAAGCACCAGGCAAGGACTTAAATCCAACAGGCTCACCTGAGCTAAATCTTGAAAGAAAATATGGCATAACAAGCATAATTTCTACATGTGGAAATAATGGACAAACTGAGATAATATTTGATGAGATAGGAAGACCTTATTCTAATTTTTTAGGCGTGGTTGGTGAAAGAGGGCTTTTACAAAATGATTGCAATATAACAATAAGCGATGGTGGAAATAAAAATGGCATTATCACCATATCAAAAGAAACAGGTTATATAGCCCATTCAATACAGTAA
- a CDS encoding CiaD-like domain-containing protein, with protein MKIEEITKKIIEELKNSNQLNFDENSDELEFKEDNNSKNIIDNAEEKQYDYLQKLEENSENLKEHEEINSVNILSQEEFLLKIKERILVLFDGLNSFDKGDIEARVELSLKFMEFLLANIDKRISDIQKQ; from the coding sequence ATGAAGATAGAAGAAATTACTAAAAAAATAATAGAAGAATTAAAAAATTCAAATCAACTAAACTTTGATGAAAATTCCGATGAGCTTGAGTTTAAAGAAGATAACAATAGTAAAAATATTATAGACAATGCCGAAGAAAAACAATATGATTACTTGCAAAAACTAGAAGAAAATAGTGAAAATTTAAAAGAGCATGAAGAAATAAATTCAGTAAATATTTTAAGCCAAGAAGAATTTTTACTAAAAATAAAAGAGCGAATTTTAGTATTATTTGATGGGCTTAATAGCTTTGATAAAGGAGATATTGAGGCAAGAGTTGAGTTGAGCTTGAAATTTATGGAGTTTTTACTTGCAAATATCGATAAACGAATTAGCGATATCCAAAAACAGTGA
- a CDS encoding pilus assembly FimT family protein has translation MFYKKAFTMIELIMIIVVVGILSIAIIPRIDRDTLLEATNQIVSHIRYTQHLAMMDNKYNPKDPNWYKKRWMIEFSANAYSINKNGCQGNCLTYQIYSDTTVSGNLNSSNEVAKDPNNPNRYLSAGWSGMSNSDKAKRNPNLNIEKKYGIKEINFSQSCGGGTKNNNKNKSISFDETGRPMQKVATTGNYDKITYEESVQRYLNDNCTITLIDDTDKKAIITIYAETGYVTYNIE, from the coding sequence ATGTTTTATAAAAAAGCTTTTACTATGATTGAGCTTATCATGATAATAGTGGTTGTGGGGATTTTATCTATTGCCATTATACCCAGAATAGACAGAGATACTTTACTTGAAGCAACAAATCAAATAGTATCACACATAAGATACACACAACACCTTGCAATGATGGATAATAAGTACAATCCAAAAGATCCTAACTGGTATAAAAAAAGGTGGATGATAGAATTTAGTGCAAATGCTTACTCTATTAATAAAAATGGCTGCCAAGGAAACTGCTTAACTTATCAAATTTATAGCGATACAACAGTAAGTGGAAATTTAAACTCATCAAACGAAGTGGCAAAAGATCCGAATAATCCAAATAGATATTTAAGTGCTGGTTGGAGTGGTATGTCAAATTCTGATAAGGCAAAGAGAAATCCAAATTTAAATATAGAGAAAAAATACGGTATAAAAGAAATTAATTTCTCTCAAAGCTGCGGGGGAGGGACTAAAAATAATAATAAGAATAAATCAATTTCATTTGATGAAACAGGAAGACCAATGCAAAAAGTTGCTACGACTGGTAATTATGATAAAATAACTTATGAAGAATCCGTGCAAAGATATTTAAACGATAATTGCACTATAACTTTAATAGATGACACAGATAAAAAAGCTATTATTACAATATATGCAGAAACTGGATATGTGACATATAATATAGAATAG
- a CDS encoding phosphoribosyltransferase: MVYYSYEEFDKDIRDLAKKIDQNFKPDAFVAIARGGLTAGHFLATIFKSRNLFALNSVHYDNTKKLDEVEIFNVPDLSSYKRVVLVDDMIDSGESMVEIHKVLSKKYPKIEFKIATLFFKERALIKPDFTVKEANEWIEFFWENDTFESKI; encoded by the coding sequence ATGGTTTATTACAGTTATGAAGAATTTGATAAAGATATAAGAGATTTAGCAAAAAAAATTGATCAAAATTTTAAGCCAGATGCTTTTGTTGCAATTGCAAGAGGGGGGTTAACAGCTGGACATTTTTTAGCAACAATTTTCAAAAGCAGAAATTTATTTGCACTAAATTCAGTTCATTATGATAACACAAAAAAGCTTGATGAGGTTGAAATTTTTAACGTGCCTGATTTAAGTAGTTATAAAAGAGTAGTTTTAGTTGATGATATGATAGATAGCGGTGAAAGTATGGTTGAAATTCATAAGGTTTTAAGCAAAAAATACCCAAAGATTGAGTTTAAAATAGCTACTTTATTTTTTAAGGAAAGAGCTTTGATAAAGCCTGATTTCACAGTAAAAGAAGCCAATGAATGGATAGAGTTTTTTTGGGAAAATGACACCTTTGAATCAAAAATTTGA
- the rpoD gene encoding RNA polymerase sigma factor RpoD — MPSNAKKPLTTKQSLEEVEELFKENEKGYVTYEKLIKLFDKSPTQANTKKIESLANKHKVTLKTSAEVAEIKNIEDAKKKALKAKKYIEENLDEEFDITNETELLEWGRSENPVRMYLREMGQISLLTKEEEIEISKQIELGEDIIIDAFCSVPYLIDFILDYKVPLINRERRVKELFKNFDEDNNEEDDIEDEDFEESEEDKNSNREKRNDKRAIRVTESFKALEKAKKDWLKYAEKNEDIIKEGEDMLYAKLSLTFKKKILKEKLMDLGPTSKLINEIVKQMETALKSDDHFEKELKRLEYRLPLFSPELKENHAKILKDITKLSKDEITERVPEATMVSTYVDIKKLFQTKEASKDSFDMDPKRLEVILEQIKRGKNISDRAKGKMARSNLRLVVSIAKRYTNRGLPFLDLIQEGNIGLMKAVDKFEYKKGYKFSTYATWWIRQAISRAIADQARTIRIPIHMIETINRINKINRKYIQEEGKEADINVIAEEIGMSVDKVKQVIKITKEPISLEAPIGNEDDGKFGDFVEDKSSPSPIDNVLNDDLKEQIDAVLEQLNERERTVIRMRFGLLDDESDRTLEEIGKALNITRERVRQIESSAIKKLKHPKIGRDLKNYIEMNFLKN, encoded by the coding sequence ATGCCATCAAATGCAAAAAAACCACTTACCACAAAACAATCATTAGAAGAAGTTGAAGAGCTTTTTAAAGAAAATGAAAAAGGATATGTAACATACGAAAAACTTATTAAGCTTTTTGATAAAAGTCCAACCCAAGCAAATACTAAAAAAATAGAGTCTTTAGCTAACAAACATAAAGTTACCTTAAAAACCTCAGCCGAAGTTGCAGAAATAAAAAATATTGAAGATGCCAAAAAAAAGGCATTAAAAGCTAAAAAATATATAGAAGAAAATTTAGATGAAGAATTTGATATAACAAATGAAACAGAACTTTTAGAATGGGGAAGAAGTGAAAATCCTGTAAGAATGTATTTAAGAGAAATGGGGCAAATTTCACTTCTAACAAAAGAAGAAGAAATTGAAATAAGCAAGCAAATAGAGCTTGGTGAAGATATTATAATAGATGCTTTTTGTTCGGTTCCATATTTAATAGACTTTATACTTGATTATAAAGTTCCTTTAATAAATCGCGAAAGAAGAGTAAAAGAGCTATTTAAAAACTTTGATGAAGATAATAACGAAGAAGATGATATAGAAGATGAGGATTTTGAAGAAAGCGAAGAAGATAAAAACTCAAATAGAGAAAAAAGAAACGATAAAAGAGCTATAAGAGTCACAGAAAGCTTTAAAGCACTAGAAAAAGCTAAAAAAGACTGGCTTAAATATGCAGAAAAAAATGAGGATATTATAAAAGAAGGTGAAGATATGCTTTACGCAAAACTTAGCCTTACTTTTAAAAAGAAAATTTTAAAAGAAAAACTTATGGATCTAGGCCCTACAAGCAAGCTTATCAATGAGATAGTTAAACAGATGGAAACTGCTTTAAAAAGCGACGATCATTTTGAAAAAGAACTCAAAAGACTTGAATATAGACTTCCTCTTTTTAGCCCAGAGCTTAAGGAAAATCATGCTAAAATTTTAAAAGATATCACAAAATTAAGTAAAGATGAAATAACTGAAAGAGTTCCTGAGGCAACTATGGTTTCTACATATGTCGATATCAAAAAACTTTTCCAAACAAAAGAGGCAAGTAAAGATAGTTTTGATATGGATCCAAAAAGACTAGAAGTTATTTTGGAACAAATTAAAAGAGGTAAAAATATTTCAGATCGAGCAAAAGGTAAAATGGCAAGATCAAATTTAAGACTTGTTGTAAGTATAGCTAAGCGATATACTAACCGCGGACTTCCATTTTTAGATCTCATACAAGAGGGAAATATTGGATTGATGAAAGCAGTTGATAAATTTGAGTATAAAAAGGGTTATAAATTTTCAACATATGCGACTTGGTGGATAAGACAGGCTATTTCAAGAGCAATTGCTGATCAAGCAAGAACTATAAGAATTCCTATACATATGATAGAGACAATCAATAGAATAAATAAAATAAATAGAAAATATATCCAAGAAGAAGGAAAAGAAGCAGATATTAATGTAATTGCTGAAGAAATTGGCATGAGTGTAGATAAAGTAAAGCAAGTTATTAAAATAACAAAAGAACCAATAAGCCTTGAAGCACCAATTGGAAATGAAGATGATGGAAAATTTGGTGATTTTGTAGAAGATAAAAGCTCACCTTCACCTATAGATAACGTGTTAAATGATGATTTAAAAGAGCAAATTGACGCGGTTTTAGAGCAACTAAATGAAAGAGAAAGAACTGTTATTAGAATGCGTTTTGGGTTATTGGATGATGAAAGCGATAGAACATTAGAAGAAATTGGAAAAGCACTTAACATAACAAGAGAAAGAGTTCGCCAAATAGAAAGCTCAGCGATAAAAAAACTAAAACATCCAAAAATTGGAAGAGACCTTAAGAATTATATAGAAATGAACTTTTTGAAAAATTAA
- a CDS encoding NCS2 family permease, giving the protein MDFFKLKENQTSVKTEFSAGFTTFLTMMYIVPVNAIIMSNAGMPMEALITATALITIFATVLNGIIANTPIAMSVGMGLNAYFTFGLVLGMKIPWQTALGVVFISGFIFLILSFTQFRVWILKSIPKDLRLAISAGIGTFISFVGLKQMGIIVHSDATLVTLGDFHDTNTLIGLLGLLMVICFWALRVKGAFIIAVLTTSIIAWVFKISPYPTSFFSLPSSITPIFLELDVKSALSLALLPAIITFFITQLFDSLGTLSGVGNRARLFDDKDGMKKFEKTLVVDALGSTTSSFLGTSTTTAFAESASGVEEGGRTGLTAVFTGMFFILTLFMLPLFKAIPPNAIYPVLVMVGVLMFSELSKIDFSDQATAVAAFFIVILMPLTYSITTGLAFGFVAYFFVKLVKREPINIGILTLAFISLLSFIIK; this is encoded by the coding sequence ATGGATTTTTTCAAACTAAAAGAAAATCAAACTAGTGTTAAAACTGAGTTTAGTGCTGGATTTACAACTTTTTTAACTATGATGTATATAGTTCCTGTAAATGCAATAATTATGAGTAATGCTGGAATGCCTATGGAAGCACTCATTACAGCAACAGCTTTAATAACAATTTTTGCAACCGTTTTAAATGGAATTATTGCAAATACGCCAATTGCAATGAGTGTTGGAATGGGGCTTAATGCTTATTTTACTTTTGGGCTTGTTTTAGGTATGAAAATTCCTTGGCAAACAGCTTTGGGAGTTGTTTTTATAAGTGGATTTATATTTTTAATTTTATCTTTCACTCAGTTTAGAGTTTGGATTTTAAAAAGCATTCCAAAGGATTTAAGACTTGCAATTAGTGCTGGAATAGGGACCTTTATAAGTTTTGTTGGGCTTAAGCAAATGGGTATAATAGTTCATAGTGATGCAACACTTGTGACTTTAGGTGATTTCCACGACACAAATACTTTAATTGGGCTTTTAGGACTTTTAATGGTGATTTGCTTTTGGGCATTAAGAGTAAAAGGAGCCTTTATAATAGCTGTTTTAACAACCTCAATAATTGCTTGGGTTTTTAAAATTTCACCTTATCCAACTAGCTTTTTTTCACTTCCAAGTTCTATTACTCCTATATTTTTAGAGCTTGATGTGAAAAGTGCTTTAAGCTTAGCTTTACTTCCAGCAATAATTACATTTTTTATAACTCAGCTTTTTGACTCACTTGGAACACTTTCAGGTGTTGGAAATAGAGCAAGACTTTTTGATGATAAGGATGGTATGAAAAAATTTGAAAAAACTTTGGTGGTCGATGCTCTTGGTTCAACTACAAGTTCATTTTTAGGAACAAGTACAACAACGGCTTTTGCTGAAAGTGCAAGTGGAGTAGAAGAAGGTGGAAGAACTGGTTTGACTGCGGTATTTACTGGAATGTTTTTTATTTTAACTTTATTCATGCTGCCACTTTTTAAAGCAATTCCGCCAAATGCTATTTATCCAGTATTGGTTATGGTTGGGGTTTTAATGTTTAGTGAATTATCAAAAATAGATTTTAGTGACCAAGCTACAGCTGTTGCGGCGTTTTTTATAGTTATATTAATGCCTTTGACTTATTCTATAACAACAGGTTTGGCATTTGGATTTGTGGCTTACTTTTTTGTAAAGTTGGTAAAGAGAGAGCCTATAAATATTGGAATTTTAACTCTTGCTTTTATTAGCTTGTTGTCATTTATTATAAAATAG
- a CDS encoding 3-isopropylmalate dehydratase small subunit: protein MAKVWKFGDNIDTDIIIAARYLNTSDPKILATHIMEDKDKDFSKNVKNGDIIVAGENFGCGSSREHAPIALKAAGIGAVIAKSFARIFYRNSFNTGLLILECKDSDKIDENDEIKIDINSGVITNLTKNEKYKFEPIPEFMQELLKSGGLINYAKENILRK from the coding sequence ATGGCAAAAGTTTGGAAATTTGGAGATAATATCGATACTGACATAATTATTGCTGCAAGATATTTAAACACATCAGATCCAAAAATTTTAGCAACACATATAATGGAAGATAAAGATAAAGATTTTTCTAAAAATGTTAAAAACGGAGATATTATCGTTGCTGGAGAAAACTTTGGCTGTGGAAGTAGTAGAGAGCATGCTCCAATAGCTTTAAAAGCAGCTGGAATAGGCGCTGTAATAGCCAAATCTTTTGCGAGAATTTTTTATAGAAATAGTTTTAATACAGGACTTTTGATACTTGAATGCAAAGATAGTGATAAAATAGATGAAAATGATGAGATTAAAATAGATATAAATAGTGGTGTGATTACAAATTTGACTAAAAACGAAAAGTATAAATTTGAACCAATTCCTGAATTTATGCAAGAACTTTTAAAATCAGGTGGATTAATAAATTATGCAAAAGAAAACATTTTAAGGAAATAA